DNA from Mesorhizobium loti R88b:
GCTCGTGCTTCGTAGGTTGTGCCCTGCCAACCCCGTGATATGTCGTTCCGTATAAGCCGATTTCGACCTCTGCTCGAAAATTTTTCGAAGCTGGCACTACGCTTCGGCCCGCTTGGCTTGCGTCGGCGCCATTGAGTGCGCCGCCGAAATTCAGGCCGGTGGCGGCAGCTGGCCGTTCTCGATGCGCTCGATACGATAGCGCATGAGCCGCAGGATACGGCTTTCGAAATTGACGCTTTCGACGCGGTCGAACTGCACCTGGGCGCGGTCGTGCCTGGCGAGGACGGCGGCGGTGATCTCGGCCGCCTTGGCCTTGGCCGCGTCGCAATCCTTCTGCGGATAGGCCGCCTTCAGCGCGTCTTCCAGCTCGCGGGCGTGGTTCTTGGCGATCTCGACATGGCGTTCTTCGTGGCGCTTGATGTCGGCCGCCAGCGTGTCCCAGAACAGCTTCACATCGGGGTCCGCCTTGCGTGGACGGCGCCATTCCGGAAGGATCACCTTGACCTTGACCGTTACGGCGGCGTCGGCGATCCGGCAGGAGCTAGCCTGCCTTGCGTAGCTGATGCGGGTGGTGAAGGCCATCTGGGTGGCGCCGGGGTGGCGGGAGCCTGTGCTTTTGACCTGCGGCCCGTGTGTGGAGAGCTGCTTCTCGATCTCGTCGAGCGTGCTGCCGCCAATGGAAAAATAGCTGTATGTTTTCACCAGATTGGCAGCGCCCGCCGGGACGGCGGTTACAGCAAGCAGCAGCGCGCAGAGCAGGGATCGTTTCATCATATTGCCTCTTCGACCACCTTGCTTTACGGCCGTTGCCGGCGCAACGGAATTGATCCTTTGCGGATCACACATCGTTGATGAGCCCTTGGTTGATGAGCCCCATGGTTGATGGACAATGACGGCGAGGCGATGGCAGCTGGCGCATGGACGCCATCTCGACCTTGGCGGCAAGGCCGTGGTCGTCGGCATCCTCAACGTCACCCCCGACAGCTTTTCCGACGGCGGCCTGTTTGATGCTCCGCAAGCGGCGCTGGCCCAGGCGCGTCGCATGATCGGGGAAGGGGCTCATATTATCGATGTCGGTGGAGAATCGACCCGACCCGGCGCTGCCGCCGTATCGGCCGCTGAGGAACAGGCGCGTATCCTGCCGGTGATCGAGGCGTTGGCGAAGGCCGGCGAGGTGCTGATTTCCGCAGACACCTATCGCGCCGAAACCGCGCGGCTTGCGGTGGAGGCCGGCGCCCATATCGTCAACGATGTCTGGGGCCTGCAGCGCGAGCCCGATATTGCGCATATCGCCGCCGAAACCGGTGCAGGGCTGATCGTCATGCATACCGGGCGGGATCGCGAGAAACTGCCCGACGTGATCGCCGACCAGTTTGTTTTCCTGGAGAGATCGCTGGTCATCGCCCGTCACAATGGCGTTGCGGACGACCGCATCGTGCTTGACCCCGGATTCGGCTTTGCCAAGGAGACGGCGCAGGAAAATCTCGACCTGATGGCGCGGTTTTCCGAACTTCATGCGCTCGGTTTTCCATTGATGGCCGGCACTTCGCGAAAACGCTTCCTCGGCACCGTCACCGGCCGCGATGCGGCCGATCGCGCTGCCGCAACGGCGGCAACCAGCGTCATTCTCAGGCTCAAGGGCGCGCATCTGTTTCGCGTCCATGATGTCGCAATCAACGTGGACGCGCTGGCCGTGGCGGATGCTATGCTGGCGCGGGAGACCGCTAGGTCGGACCACAGATCGGAACGCTGAGCCATGTATGTCATCCGCATGAAGAACTGCGCCTTCTTTGCCCGGCACGGCGTGCTCGACGAAGAGGAGGCGCTTGGTCAGCGCTTCTATGTCGACGCGGAGCTCACCGTGGAGCCAGGTCGCGCGCTTGTCGATGACGCCATCGGGGAAACGGTCAATTACGGTATTGCGTTTACAGTGATCGAAAAGATCATCACCGGGCAGCGGCGCTTCCTGATCGAGGCGTTGGCGATGGAGGTGGCAAAGGCGCTGACGGCACGCTTTCCGCAGATACGCAAGGCCGAGATCACCGTGCGCAAGCCGAACGCTCCGGTGCCTGGTGTGCTCGATTACGTCGAGGTGACCGTTGTCTGGCCCGAGTAACACTGTCTATCTCAGCCTCGGCGGCAATCTGGGCGACCCGGCAACCTCTATGGCGGCTGCGCTGCGCATTCTCGATGCCGATGCGGACACGCGCGTCGCTGCCGTCTCGTCGCTCTACCGCACGCCGCCCTGGGGCAAGCTCGACCAGCCGGATTTTCTCAATGCCGCCGCCGAATTGTCGACGCGGCTCCCGCCGCGGGCGCTGCTCGACCTCTGCCTTGATGCGGAGCGCAAGCTGAAGCGGGTGCGCGAGGAGCGTTGGGGGCCGCGCCTGATCGACATCGATATTCTGGTGTTCGGCGACCAGATCATTCACGAGACCGGGCTGGAAGTGCCGCATCCCCGCATGCTGGAACGCGCCTTCGTGCTGGCGCCGCTGGCCGAGATCGCGCCGGATCTTGCCGTCGGCGGACGAAGTGTGTCGGATCGATTGGCCGTGGTCGATACATCAGGGATCGAACGTCTGGCGTCGGGCCGTGATTGGTGGCTGGCCTGAGCTCTCGTTGGCTAACTGCCGGGCGTCGTAGCGGTCAGCCGGAGAACCCGCCTTCATCGAGAAATGCCTGTTCCTGCGGTGTCGTCTCGCGGCCAAGCATCTTGTTGCGGTGCGGAAACCTGCCGAAGCGCTGGATGATGTCGTGATGCTCCAGCGCATATTTCAGGTTGAACTCGGCCTTGGCGGCGTGCAGTTCCACCGAAATGTCCTGGTCGGCAAGGTTTTCCGCATGTTCAAACGGCAAATAGAGGAAGACGCGGAGCTCCGGTTCCAGCGCCAGATCATGCCCTGATGTGACCGCCTTTTGAGCGAAATGCTTCGCCAGCGGGTCGGTGGCGTACATATGGCCGGTGCCGCGAAAGCAATTGCGCGGAAACTGATCGAGCAGGATCATCAGCGCCAGCGAGCCTTCGGCGTGCTCCGACCAGTCGTCGCATTCGCGCCGCGCGGCGGAGTAGTGCAGGTCGAGAAAGCGTTCGCGAAAATTGGTATCGAAAGCATCGTTCTTTTCGAACCACGCATCTTCGCCGGCGTCACGCCAGAATCTGGTGACCGACAGGGCCCTGTTGTCCAATTCCATGCCTGGGTTCCCTGTTCAGTCGGTCGTTTCGGATTTGTGCAGAACGCCGGCCGTCTCCTCGTTGAGGGCCTTGCCCGGGCGGCGCGGCGTGGAGAGCGGTGTCGGGATCGGCGTGCCGATATTGCCCCGCAAGAAGCGTTGGCCGGCACGAATGCCTTCGGCGAGCTGGGTTTCGAAACGGTCGGTGTCGCGGCGCCTGACGTCTTCGATCGTTTCAGCGACGTCTTCAGGATCAACGCCAAGCGATTCCAGCGCCGAGCCGCCGAAAACCAGAGCCGATTCAAACGTCTCGCGCAGCTGATAGTCGACGCCGGCGCGGATGAGCTGCAGCGCCGTACCGCGGTCGAAAGCGCGCGCCAGCACGGTAAGCAAGGGAAACTCAGCCTTGACGAGCTCGGCGATGCGAACGGCGGCATCGGCCTTGTCGACGCAGATCAACACCGCGCGCGCCTGGCCAGCGCCCGCGGCGCGCAGGATGTCGAGCCGTGTGCCGTCGCCGTAGTAGACCTTGAAGCCGAAATCGGCAGCCGCCTGGATCATCTCGACATCATTGTCGATGATCGAGACGTCGATACCGCGTAGCAGCAGCGGCTGGCTGGCGATCTGGCCGAAGCGGCCGAAGCCGATGACCAGCACGCTGCCGGTCAGGCCGTCGGCGACATCGACCCCGTCAAGCGACTGCTCGTCGCGCGGCGTGATATAGCGCAAGGCGATGATCGCCAGCGGCGTCAGCACCATCGAAATGATGACGATTGCCGTCAGCGTTGCGTTGGCGTTGCCGTCGATGATGCCGACCGCTGCGGCCGCTGAATAGAGGACGAAAGCGAATTCGCCGCCTTGCGCCATGAAGATCGCGCGCTCCAGCGCTTCGCGATGGCCGGTCTTGAGGATGCGGGCGACGATGTAAATGCCGAACGCCTTCATCACCATGTAGGCGACGACATAGATCGCAATCAGCTTCCAGTTCGCGGCCACCACATGCAGGTCGAGCGACATGCCGACCGCAAGGAAGAACAGGCCGAGCAGAATGCCGCGGAACGGCTCGATGTCGGCCTCGAGCTGATGGCGGAAGGTCGATTCGGACAGAAGCACGCCGGCCAGGAAGGCGCCCATCGCCATCGACAGGCCGCTGAGCTGCATGACGAGTGCCGATCCGAGCACGACCAGGAGTGCGGCGGCCGTCATCACCTCGCGGGCACGGGCGTCCGCCAAGATGCGGAAGAAGGGGTTGAGCAGGTAGCGTCCGGCCAGCACCAGTCCGACGATCGCGGCAAGGCCAATGCCGACCTCGGTCAGGCGCTCCGACAGGCTGGTGTCTGCACCGCCCGGCGCCAGGAACGCGATGAGGGCCAGCAGCGGCACGATGGCCAGATCTTCCAGCAGCAGGATGGAGACGATGCGCTGGCCTTTCGGCGAGGCGATCTCGCCGCGTTCCTCGAGAAGCTGCATGACGATCGCCGTCGAGGTCAGCACAAAACCGGCGCCTGCGACGAAGGATTGCGAGACGGGGAAGCCTCCAGCCACACCGACACCGGTCAACAGAATCGCGCAGACGCCCACCTGCAGCGCGCCGAGGCCAAAAATCTCCCGGCGCAGGCCCCAAAGCCGCGATGGCTGCATTTCCAGCCCGATGATGAACAGGAACATGACGACGCCGAGTTCGGCGACATGGAGGATGGCTCCCGATTCGGAAAAGACACCGATGCCGAACGGACCAATCACGACGCCGGCGGCCAGATAGCCCAGGATCGAACCGAGACCCACGCGTTTGAAGATGGGAACGGCGATGACCCCCGCGGCAAGCAGCGCCACCACCTGAATGAGATCGCTGCCTGATGCTTCCGCTGCCATGCCTCTTGTCCCTGTGTCCGACAGCAACTCCTTGCATGCAGTTGAAGCGGGAGGCAAGGGCGGCGAGCCTGCCAGGACGGGCAGGGTGCCGTTGAAGCGTTTCCCCTGGTGGAACAACGGTCTCTGCTTGCTCGCCGGACGATTGGTGTCTATATCGGTGGGATGCCTGACCATTCGTCCCGACCGTCTTTAGCGCCACATATTCCGATGGATGCGCTCAGCGAAGTCCTACAGGACTTTCGCTTGAGTGGCGTCAACTATGGCCGCTGCGAGCTCCGGCATCCATGGAGCATCGCCTTTCCGCAACAACCGCTGCTTCGTTTTCACTTTGTTGGTCAGGGTCCATGCTGGATCCATACCGAAGCGCAGGGCTGGCAGGAATTGCGCGATGGCGATCTGGTGCTGCTGCCGCAAGGCATTGCCCATCGGCTGGCGAGTGCCCCGGACGTTGCAGGCGACTCGCTCGAGGGTTGCCAGGTGATCAAATTGGGGGGCAATTTCTGCG
Protein-coding regions in this window:
- a CDS encoding DUF924 family protein; its protein translation is MELDNRALSVTRFWRDAGEDAWFEKNDAFDTNFRERFLDLHYSAARRECDDWSEHAEGSLALMILLDQFPRNCFRGTGHMYATDPLAKHFAQKAVTSGHDLALEPELRVFLYLPFEHAENLADQDISVELHAAKAEFNLKYALEHHDIIQRFGRFPHRNKMLGRETTPQEQAFLDEGGFSG
- a CDS encoding monovalent cation:proton antiporter-2 (CPA2) family protein, whose product is MAAEASGSDLIQVVALLAAGVIAVPIFKRVGLGSILGYLAAGVVIGPFGIGVFSESGAILHVAELGVVMFLFIIGLEMQPSRLWGLRREIFGLGALQVGVCAILLTGVGVAGGFPVSQSFVAGAGFVLTSTAIVMQLLEERGEIASPKGQRIVSILLLEDLAIVPLLALIAFLAPGGADTSLSERLTEVGIGLAAIVGLVLAGRYLLNPFFRILADARAREVMTAAALLVVLGSALVMQLSGLSMAMGAFLAGVLLSESTFRHQLEADIEPFRGILLGLFFLAVGMSLDLHVVAANWKLIAIYVVAYMVMKAFGIYIVARILKTGHREALERAIFMAQGGEFAFVLYSAAAAVGIIDGNANATLTAIVIISMVLTPLAIIALRYITPRDEQSLDGVDVADGLTGSVLVIGFGRFGQIASQPLLLRGIDVSIIDNDVEMIQAAADFGFKVYYGDGTRLDILRAAGAGQARAVLICVDKADAAVRIAELVKAEFPLLTVLARAFDRGTALQLIRAGVDYQLRETFESALVFGGSALESLGVDPEDVAETIEDVRRRDTDRFETQLAEGIRAGQRFLRGNIGTPIPTPLSTPRRPGKALNEETAGVLHKSETTD
- a CDS encoding DUF922 domain-containing Zn-dependent protease, coding for MMKRSLLCALLLAVTAVPAGAANLVKTYSYFSIGGSTLDEIEKQLSTHGPQVKSTGSRHPGATQMAFTTRISYARQASSCRIADAAVTVKVKVILPEWRRPRKADPDVKLFWDTLAADIKRHEERHVEIAKNHARELEDALKAAYPQKDCDAAKAKAAEITAAVLARHDRAQVQFDRVESVNFESRILRLMRYRIERIENGQLPPPA
- the folK gene encoding 2-amino-4-hydroxy-6-hydroxymethyldihydropteridine diphosphokinase, with the protein product MSGPSNTVYLSLGGNLGDPATSMAAALRILDADADTRVAAVSSLYRTPPWGKLDQPDFLNAAAELSTRLPPRALLDLCLDAERKLKRVREERWGPRLIDIDILVFGDQIIHETGLEVPHPRMLERAFVLAPLAEIAPDLAVGGRSVSDRLAVVDTSGIERLASGRDWWLA
- the folB gene encoding dihydroneopterin aldolase, whose product is MYVIRMKNCAFFARHGVLDEEEALGQRFYVDAELTVEPGRALVDDAIGETVNYGIAFTVIEKIITGQRRFLIEALAMEVAKALTARFPQIRKAEITVRKPNAPVPGVLDYVEVTVVWPE
- the folP gene encoding dihydropteroate synthase produces the protein MTARRWQLAHGRHLDLGGKAVVVGILNVTPDSFSDGGLFDAPQAALAQARRMIGEGAHIIDVGGESTRPGAAAVSAAEEQARILPVIEALAKAGEVLISADTYRAETARLAVEAGAHIVNDVWGLQREPDIAHIAAETGAGLIVMHTGRDREKLPDVIADQFVFLERSLVIARHNGVADDRIVLDPGFGFAKETAQENLDLMARFSELHALGFPLMAGTSRKRFLGTVTGRDAADRAAATAATSVILRLKGAHLFRVHDVAINVDALAVADAMLARETARSDHRSER